From a region of the Methanothermobacter tenebrarum genome:
- a CDS encoding bifunctional N(6)-L-threonylcarbamoyladenine synthase/serine/threonine protein kinase: protein MLCLGIEGTAEKTGIGIVDDKGNILSSIGKSLIPSTGGIHPREAAEHHSKHIPELLKEAFEEAGVEAKDIDLVAFSQGPGLGPALRTVATAARTIALTLGIPIVGVNHCIGHIEIGRLTTGAEDPVSLYVSGGNTQVIAFEENRYRVFGETLDIAIGNMLDQFSREVGMGHPGGPKVEELAEKSSNYIRLPYTVKGMDLAFSGLLTAALRKYETGAELEDLCYSLQETAFSMLVEVTERALAHTKKREVLLCGGVAVNKRLRTMLEKMCDGHYAKFFMPPPEYCGDNGAMIAWLGQLTYKYKGPDRIEDTTIIQRYRTDQVDIPWMEETKEKLELPSHLKAKGAEANIYNGTWLHYNAIIKERIKKDYRIKEIDEDLRRFRTRNEAKLFNEAKKCGVLTPLLFDINLKRTSIKMENITGKPLNDIIENLDPSERKKICERIGENIAKLHEHGIIHGDLTTSNIIMEGNDLVFIDFGLGKFSKETEDRGVDLLVLKKALKSTHYNIWRECFKKVLKGYEKKSSIEIESKIKEIEDRGRYT, encoded by the coding sequence ATGTTATGCTTAGGCATAGAAGGAACAGCAGAAAAAACAGGTATCGGTATAGTTGATGATAAAGGCAATATCTTATCCTCAATTGGAAAATCGCTAATCCCCAGCACTGGTGGAATACATCCAAGGGAAGCTGCTGAACACCATTCAAAACACATACCAGAACTTCTAAAAGAGGCATTTGAAGAGGCTGGGGTTGAAGCCAAAGACATTGATTTGGTAGCTTTTTCACAGGGCCCTGGACTTGGACCGGCTCTTCGAACCGTTGCAACAGCGGCAAGAACAATAGCATTAACATTAGGCATACCTATAGTGGGGGTTAACCATTGTATCGGGCACATAGAAATCGGAAGACTTACCACAGGCGCTGAAGACCCGGTTTCACTTTATGTAAGTGGTGGGAACACGCAAGTTATAGCATTTGAAGAAAACCGTTACAGGGTTTTTGGGGAAACCCTAGACATCGCCATAGGGAACATGTTAGACCAGTTCAGTCGTGAAGTGGGAATGGGGCATCCGGGCGGTCCTAAAGTCGAAGAATTAGCCGAAAAGTCTTCAAATTATATCCGACTACCATATACTGTTAAGGGGATGGATCTAGCATTTTCAGGTTTGCTTACAGCAGCCCTTAGAAAATATGAGACGGGTGCAGAACTTGAAGATCTTTGTTATAGTTTACAGGAGACAGCATTTTCAATGCTTGTAGAGGTTACAGAAAGGGCTCTTGCCCATACAAAGAAAAGGGAAGTTCTACTTTGTGGTGGAGTAGCAGTGAACAAGAGATTGAGGACTATGTTAGAAAAAATGTGCGATGGACATTATGCTAAATTTTTCATGCCCCCACCAGAATATTGCGGGGACAATGGTGCTATGATAGCATGGTTAGGTCAGCTCACATACAAGTATAAAGGACCTGATCGTATAGAGGATACAACCATCATTCAACGTTACAGGACAGACCAGGTTGACATACCCTGGATGGAAGAAACCAAGGAAAAATTGGAATTACCTAGCCATCTTAAGGCGAAGGGTGCTGAGGCAAACATTTACAATGGAACTTGGCTCCACTACAATGCAATAATAAAGGAAAGGATAAAGAAAGATTATCGGATAAAAGAAATTGATGAAGATCTTAGAAGATTCCGTACAAGAAATGAGGCTAAATTATTTAATGAAGCGAAAAAATGTGGCGTTCTAACACCTCTTTTATTCGATATAAATCTCAAGAGGACTTCCATTAAAATGGAAAATATCACAGGAAAACCATTAAATGATATCATAGAAAATTTGGACCCTAGTGAAAGGAAGAAAATTTGTGAACGTATTGGGGAAAATATAGCTAAACTCCATGAGCATGGGATCATCCATGGAGATCTTACAACCTCTAATATTATCATGGAAGGTAATGATCTTGTTTTCATCGACTTCGGCCTTGGAAAATTTTCAAAAGAAACAGAAGATAGGGGAGTTGATCTTCTAGTCTTAAAAAAGGCCCTTAAAAGCACCCATTATAATATATGGCGGGAATGTTTCAAAAAAGTTCTCAAGGGCTATGAAAAAAAATCATCCATCGAAATAGAATCAAAGATTAAAGAGATAGAAGATAGGGGACGCTACACTTAA
- a CDS encoding 30S ribosomal protein S15, protein MKIKPDWVEYSNEEIEELIIKLYKEGNPPSKIGIILRDQHGIPNVKAITGMKITEILEKHDIKLEYPEDLINLMKKAVNIREHLKEHPKDLHTRRGLQLVESKIRRLVKYYVRKGVLPEGWKYDPEKAALIVK, encoded by the coding sequence ATGAAGATAAAACCAGATTGGGTTGAATATTCCAATGAAGAAATAGAAGAACTAATAATAAAATTATACAAGGAAGGAAACCCCCCTAGTAAAATAGGTATAATCCTAAGGGACCAACATGGGATCCCAAACGTCAAAGCAATAACAGGAATGAAGATAACAGAGATCCTAGAAAAGCATGATATAAAATTAGAGTACCCAGAGGACCTAATAAACCTCATGAAAAAAGCTGTTAACATCAGAGAACACCTAAAAGAACACCCAAAGGACCTTCACACTCGGAGAGGACTGCAACTTGTTGAATCAAAAATCAGGCGACTAGTAAAATACTACGTGAGAAAAGGCGTACTACCAGAAGGATGGAAATATGACCCAGAAAAGGCAGCGCTCATTGTTAAATAG
- a CDS encoding XTP/dITP diphosphatase, giving the protein MKITFITGNKHKVLEAKGIFKEFGIQVEQVDIEYPELQGTLEEVAKYGAKYAAKLLRKPVIVEDAGLFIRALKWFPGPYSAYVQETIGNNGILKLMENIDDRYAEFRSVVGYCAPDTEPETFLGVVKGEIGFKEKGNKGFAFDPIFYPEGKNKTFGELTREEKNKISHRSKSFRKFAKWYKREVIL; this is encoded by the coding sequence ATGAAGATAACATTTATAACCGGTAACAAACATAAGGTATTGGAGGCAAAAGGGATTTTCAAGGAGTTTGGTATACAAGTAGAACAAGTAGACATCGAATACCCAGAACTCCAAGGCACGCTCGAAGAAGTGGCAAAATATGGTGCAAAGTATGCTGCGAAACTCCTCAGAAAACCCGTTATCGTAGAGGATGCAGGATTATTTATAAGGGCTCTAAAGTGGTTTCCAGGACCATACTCAGCATATGTGCAAGAGACCATCGGCAATAATGGCATCCTCAAATTAATGGAAAACATAGATGATCGCTACGCCGAGTTCAGGTCGGTTGTAGGGTACTGTGCACCCGACACCGAACCCGAGACTTTTCTAGGCGTGGTGAAAGGCGAAATAGGATTTAAAGAAAAGGGAAATAAAGGCTTCGCATTTGACCCTATATTCTACCCAGAAGGAAAAAATAAAACCTTCGGGGAACTAACCAGGGAAGAGAAGAATAAAATATCCCACAGAAGCAAATCCTTCAGAAAATTCGCAAAATGGTACAAAAGAGAGGTGATCCTATGA